The Leadbetterella byssophila DSM 17132 DNA window AGAATTCCTAGTGGAATTTCCCCTAAAGGAAATGGCCTATTGTGACATCTCCTTCGGAGAACACGGGGTGCATTTATTAAAAATTGAACCGGGTGATTCCATTCACCTCATGTTTGATCAGGACGATTTTAATAATACACTTAGAGTAGAAGGACCCGGATCCCATAAATGGGCGTACCAACTCATGCTTCGACAAAGATTTGAAGTAGATGAAGACGGAGACAGAGAATTAAGCCAGTTCAATTCGCCTAGATACTTTGAAATCACTCAAAAATGGCTATCCCTACAGAATCAATTGCTAGACCAGCAGACCAGTATGGTCTCTCCTGAATTCGCTGCCCTTCAAAAAGCAGATATTTTAGGAAAAGTCAAATTATTTGAGCTAGGTTACCTGAACAATAAAAATTCCTCTGATTCCCTTCTGCAATTGGATTGGAACCAATTCCCAGAGCACATTAAGGCTAAATCCATCTACATGGGACAAGTAGCTGATGCTTTGGTGGATAATTATCTCAAAAACAAAAGAACATCTGCATCCAGAACCTTAGAATACGAATACCTCAAGTTATTAAAAGATAGAATCGGAACAGGCCTTACTGAAAAAGTACTAGCCACTAAACTCTTACAATACCTTGATACTGACGGCATGTCTGAGGAAATCAAATTACTTGGAGAAGATTTCATGTACTTCGCTCAGAACGACGAATACAAGAAGGTCTTAGCTACCCAATTCCGCAGAAAAGAAGCCCTTGCCGTGGGAAAAGCGGCTCCAAATTTCATAGTTCAAAACAAAAAAGGGAAATTAGTTGAGCTAAAAGACTTTAAAGGAAAGAACCTGGTCCTTGGCTTCTATGATGATGAATGTTATCTCTGCCACGAAGACATGAGAGCCATGGAATTTGTCCAAGGCTTTTTCAGAAAGAAGAAAGATCTCCTCTTTGTCTTCATCAATCTTAGCCCTAGAGAATTATACCTTCAATTCATCAAGAATCCTTCCCTTTTAGGAACGCACCTGAATGCACCAGATAATTCCTTTATTCGCAAAAATTATAATACACAACTTCTACCTAACTACCTGATCATTGACAAAACCGGAAAGATACTTGCTAATGCAGTAGATGAGCCCCGACTAGACGACGGTCGCTCCATGATCCAGGACATAGAAAAATTGATTTATAAGCCATGAGGAAACAGATACTCCTAATTGCTTTGGTCCTATTCTTTGCCTCATGTAAGAAAAACAGCGCGCCTGCAGCAAATAAAAACCAGATCTTGCCGGACATCGCACTAAGATATAAAGGTACTCCTTACAAATATGGCGGAAATACCGCGCAAGGCATGGATTGCTCCGGACTAGTATTCCGCACTTTTGCTGAATTAAACAGATCCTTTCCCCGCTCTTCCTATGAGCAAGCAGAAATCTTCCCCAGCGTCCCCCAATCTCAAATCAGAGAGGGCGATTTGCTGTATTTTAAAATTGGGAAAACCAAACAAATCAATCATACTGGAATAGTCACGAGAGTCGTTAATAAGGAAACCATTATGTTCATCCACTCTTCCAGTTCAGCCGGGGTGAGAGAAGATAATTTGTATTCCAAATATTGGGCACCTAAATTTGTAAAAGCCACAAGACCAAAGATCTAATGACATGATCCGTTACCTGTTCCTTTTCGCCTGCTACTTTACCCTTTTGAAAGTACACGCGCAGGGAGAGTATTTTGGTCAAAACAAGACCAGAAACCGGACCAATACTTTTCAAGTATTGCGTAGTAATCACTTTGACCTATATCATTACCTCCCTAATGAAAGCCTAAGAGAGGAATTACTTCGCAACAGTGAATCTTGGTACAGACACCACCAGGCCATCTTTAAAATGGCCTTCCTAGAACCAAACCCACTCATTATTTACAATTCACATCCGGACTTCCAAGAGACTACAGTTATTGGAGGACAAATTGGAGAAGGCACAGGCGGGGTAACCGAAGGCTTTAAGACCCGGGTAGTCATGCCTCTATTCTTCACCAAAAAACAAACTGACCATGTGCTGGGGCATGAAATGGTCCACGTTTTCCAATACCAAACCATGACCTATGGTTCTGATTCTACCCGACTGGAAAACATGAGTAACATTCCCCTTTTCATGACGGAAGGACTGGCGGAATATCTCTCTTTGGGTAGAAATGATCCTCACACAGCATTATGGATGCGAGATGCCGTACTTCACAATGATTTACCCAGTATAGAAGACTTAGTAGTCAAACAGAATAAGTACTTCCCCTACCGCTGGGGACAAGCATTTTGGGCGTATGTCACAGGACTTTACGGAGATGAAATCATCCGACCGCTCTATAAACAAGTGGCCATTTACGGTATACGTGAAGCCTTTGTCCGGATCTTCCGTATGGATCTGGATGCATTTTCTGCAAAATTCAAGAACGACCTAAAACAATATTATACGCATTTTGAAAGCAACAGGGTAAAAACTTCACCCCATGAGCTTTTAGCCTCCGGTGACATAAACATATCACCCGCTCTCAGCCCTGACGGTAAATATCTTGCGTACGTGAGTTCTAAAGATGTGCTAAGCATGAACGTATACATTGCGGATACCAAGACCAAAAAAGTGATCAAAAAGATAAATACGGATGGTTTTGGCCAACATGTAGACTCTTATTCCTTCATAGAATCCACTTTGACTTGGTC harbors:
- a CDS encoding C40 family peptidase, translated to MRKQILLIALVLFFASCKKNSAPAANKNQILPDIALRYKGTPYKYGGNTAQGMDCSGLVFRTFAELNRSFPRSSYEQAEIFPSVPQSQIREGDLLYFKIGKTKQINHTGIVTRVVNKETIMFIHSSSSAGVREDNLYSKYWAPKFVKATRPKI
- a CDS encoding TlpA family protein disulfide reductase codes for the protein MRLIFLTLSLLLHSVAQGQDLFRLTGKILNPQQDYLTFTYYADWVSEPREYTLTLNKDQEFLVEFPLKEMAYCDISFGEHGVHLLKIEPGDSIHLMFDQDDFNNTLRVEGPGSHKWAYQLMLRQRFEVDEDGDRELSQFNSPRYFEITQKWLSLQNQLLDQQTSMVSPEFAALQKADILGKVKLFELGYLNNKNSSDSLLQLDWNQFPEHIKAKSIYMGQVADALVDNYLKNKRTSASRTLEYEYLKLLKDRIGTGLTEKVLATKLLQYLDTDGMSEEIKLLGEDFMYFAQNDEYKKVLATQFRRKEALAVGKAAPNFIVQNKKGKLVELKDFKGKNLVLGFYDDECYLCHEDMRAMEFVQGFFRKKKDLLFVFINLSPRELYLQFIKNPSLLGTHLNAPDNSFIRKNYNTQLLPNYLIIDKTGKILANAVDEPRLDDGRSMIQDIEKLIYKP